AGTTGTTGTACAGGATGCTCGAGTCGAAAAGGTTGGATTTCATTCCCCATGAGCATACGTATTTCTCGGACATTTACGATCATCTCATCCGATTGAGTGACATGATCGATTCAAACAGGCAGTTGACTTCAGATATACGTGATAGCCAACTGTCTATTAATTCCAACCAGATGAACAGCGTCATGATGACGCTGACGATCATATCTTCGGTCTTTATTCCGTTGACATTCATCGCAGGTGTGTATGGCATGAATTTTGATCGTATGCCTGAACTCCATTTCCAGTACGGTTATCCTGTCGTACTTATCGTGATGCTCATTATAGGGATCGCGATGATCGGTTGGTTTACGTATAAAGGTTGGTTCAGAATCAATAAAACATAAAATAACCCTCTCTTATGGAGAAGGTTATTTTAGTGAAAAGGTTTGAGCAGCTTCATATTTTGGAGTTTTAGATGGATGAATCCTGAAGAGTGAAAATCCATCAACGTGAAATGGAATTGGTGTGCATGACTCATTTTGAATGGGATACTCTCCATTGATTTTGCGCTTTTTTGCAATCGTAATATGAGGAGTGAAGCGATTATCAGGTTCGATGCCCAGCTGATCAGCCCCGACCACTGCAACCGATTGCTGTAAAGCATCGAGCTCGTTCGATTGCTGGACGGACAAATAAACGACACGTGGACCTTTCGGAGATCCGAAGTAGGAAAGGCCGTTTATGTTCAGAGG
The genomic region above belongs to Sporosarcina sp. Marseille-Q4943 and contains:
- the thpR gene encoding RNA 2',3'-cyclic phosphodiesterase, with amino-acid sequence MHHHYFIGIKAPASVDELVKLYTGKYSLSNAYKVIPHLDDLHITLLFIGSLPEEKVLSLQESLAVLADKHSGFPLNINGLSYFGSPKGPRVVYLSVQQSNELDALQQSVAVVGADQLGIEPDNRFTPHITIAKKRKINGEYPIQNESCTPIPFHVDGFSLFRIHPSKTPKYEAAQTFSLK